The following coding sequences lie in one Arabidopsis thaliana chromosome 3, partial sequence genomic window:
- the GRP4 gene encoding glycine-rich RNA-binding protein 4 (glycine-rich RNA-binding protein 4 (GRP4); CONTAINS InterPro DOMAIN/s: RNA recognition motif, glycine rich protein (InterPro:IPR015465), RNA recognition motif, RNP-1 (InterPro:IPR000504), Nucleotide-binding, alpha-beta plait (InterPro:IPR012677); BEST Arabidopsis thaliana protein match is: glycine-rich RNA-binding protein 2 (TAIR:AT4G13850.3); Has 79 Blast hits to 79 proteins in 22 species: Archae - 3; Bacteria - 0; Metazoa - 1; Fungi - 0; Plants - 72; Viruses - 1; Other Eukaryotes - 2 (source: NCBI BLink).) has translation MAFCNKLSGILRQGVSQSSNGPVTSMLGSLRYMSSKLFVGGLSWGTDDSSLKQAFTSFGEVTEATVIADRETGRSRGFGFVSFSCEDSANNAIKEMDGKELNGRQIRVNLATERSSAPRSSFGGGGGYGGGGGGGY, from the exons ATGGCTTTCTGCAACAAACTTAGCGGTATCTTGAGACAAGGGGTTTCTCAGAGCTCAAATGGTCCAGTTACATCTATGCTTGGCTCTCTTCGTTACATGTCCTCTAAGCTTTTTGTTGGTG GTCTCTCTTGGGGAACTGATGACAGCTCCTTAAAGCAAGCTTTCACTAGCTTTGGTGAAGTCACAGAAG CAACGGTGATTGCAGACAGAGAGACAGGGAGGTCGAGGGGATTCGGATTTGTTAGCTTCAGCTGTGAGGATTCTGCTAACAATGCCATAAAAGAAATGGATGGAAAG GAGCTGAATGGTAGGCAAATCCGTGTGAATCTTGCAACCGAAAGATCGAGTGCCCCGAGATCATcatttggtggtggtggcggttacggtggtggcggtggtggtggctaCTAA
- the SAHH2 gene encoding S-adenosyl-l-homocysteine (SAH) hydrolase 2 (S-adenosyl-l-homocysteine (SAH) hydrolase 2 (SAHH2); FUNCTIONS IN: adenosylhomocysteinase activity; INVOLVED IN: one-carbon metabolic process; LOCATED IN: plasma membrane, vacuole, membrane; EXPRESSED IN: 33 plant structures; EXPRESSED DURING: 15 growth stages; CONTAINS InterPro DOMAIN/s: S-adenosyl-L-homocysteine hydrolase (InterPro:IPR000043), S-adenosyl-L-homocysteine hydrolase, conserved site (InterPro:IPR020082), S-adenosyl-L-homocysteine hydrolase, NAD binding (InterPro:IPR015878); BEST Arabidopsis thaliana protein match is: S-adenosyl-L-homocysteine hydrolase (TAIR:AT4G13940.1); Has 7939 Blast hits to 7933 proteins in 1466 species: Archae - 229; Bacteria - 2315; Metazoa - 640; Fungi - 145; Plants - 247; Viruses - 0; Other Eukaryotes - 4363 (source: NCBI BLink).) encodes MALLVEKTSSGREYKVKDMSQADFGRLEIELAEVEMPGLVSCVTEFGPSQPLKGARITGSLHMTIQTAVLIETLTALGAEVRWCSCNIFSTQDHAAAAIARDSAAVFAWKGETLQEYWWCTERALDWGPGGGPDLIVDDGGDATLLIHEGVKAEEIFAKNGTFPDPTSTDNPEFQIVLSIIKDGLQVDPKKYHKMKERLVGVSEETTTGVKRLYQMQETGALLFPAINVNDSVTKSKFDNLYGCRHSLPDGLMRATDVMIAGKVAVICGYGDVGKGCAAAMKTAGARVIVTEIDPICALQALMEGLQVLTLEDVVSEADIFCTTTGNKDIIMVDHMRKMKNNAIVCNIGHFDNEIDMLGLETYPGVKRITIKPQTDRWVFPDTNSGIIVLAEGRLMNLGCATGHPSFVMSCSFTNQVIAQLELWNEKSSGKYEKKVYVLPKHLDEKVAALHLGKLGARLTKLTKDQSDYVSIPVEGPYKPVHYRY; translated from the exons atGGCTTTGCTTGTAGAGAAAACCTCAAGTGGCCGTGAATACAAGGTCAAGGACATGTCCCAAGCCGACTTCGGCCGTCTCGAAATCGAGCTAGCCGAAGTCGAAATGCCTGGACTTGTCTCTTGCGTTACCGAATTCGGACCATCTCAGCCACTCAAAGGAGCAAGAATCACCGGTTCTCTCCACATGACGATCCAAACCGCGGTTTTAATCGAAACCTTAACCGCTCTCGGCGCTGAAGTCAGATGGTGTTCTTGCAACATCTTCTCCACTCAAGACCACGCCGCGGCCGCTATTGCTCGTGATTCCGCCGCGGTGTTCGCTTGGAAAGGTGAGACTCTTCAAGAATATTGGTGGTGTACAGAGAGAGCTCTTGACTGGGGTCCTGGAGGTGGTCCTGATCTCATCGTTGATGACGGTGGTGATGCTACACTGTTGATCCATGAAGGAGTTAAAGCTGAAGAGATCTTTGCCAAGAATGGTACGTTCCCTGACCCGACCTCTACTGATAATCCCGAGTTTCAGATCGTCCTGTCTATTATCAAAGACGGTCTTCAAGTTGATCCCAAGAAGTACCATAAGATGAAGGAGAGATTGGTTGGTGTCTCTGAGGAGACTACTACTGGTGTTAAGAGGCTTTATCAGATGCAGGAGACTGGAGCTCTCTTGTTCCCTGCCATTAACGTCAATGACTCTGTCACCAAGAGCAAG TTTGACAACTTGTACGGATGCCGACACTCGCTTCCCGATGGTCTCATGAGGGCTACTGATGTTATGATTGCTGGAAAGGTTGCTGTTATCTGTGGTTATGGTGATGTAGGAAAAGGTTGTGCTGCAGCAATGAAAACCGCGGGTGCTCGTGTCATAGTGACTGAGATTGATCCAATCTGTGCTCTTCAGGCTCTTATGGAAGGTCTTCAAGTTCTGACCCTTGAGGATGTTGTCTCAGAAGCTGATATCTTCTGTACCACTACTGGTAACAAAGATATTATTATGGTTGATCacatgaggaagatgaagaacaatgCCATTGTCTGTAACATTGGTCATTTTGACAATGAAATCGACATGCTTGGACTTGAGACCTACCCTGGTGTGAAACGTATTACCATCAAGCCACAGACCGATAGGTGGGTGTTTCCTGATACCAACTCTGGCATCATTGTTCTAGCTGAAGGTCGTTTGATGAACTTGGGATGCGCCACTGGACACCCGAGTTTCGTGATGTCGTGCTCATTCACCAACCAGGTGATTGCACAGCTTGAGCTCTGGAACGAGAAGTCAAGCGGGAAGTATGAGAAGAAGGTCTATGTTTTGCCTAAACACTTGGATGAGAAGGTAGCTGCACTTCACTTAGGCAAGCTTGGTGCAAGACTCACCAAGCTTACCAAGGACCAATCTGACTATGTCAGCATACCCGTTGAAGGTCCTTACAAGCCTGTTCACTACAGGTACTGA
- the GAE6 gene encoding UDP-D-glucuronate 4-epimerase 6 (UDP-D-glucuronate 4-epimerase 6 (GAE6); FUNCTIONS IN: UDP-glucuronate 4-epimerase activity, catalytic activity; INVOLVED IN: cellular metabolic process, carbohydrate metabolic process, nucleotide-sugar metabolic process, metabolic process; LOCATED IN: cellular_component unknown; EXPRESSED IN: 26 plant structures; EXPRESSED DURING: 15 growth stages; CONTAINS InterPro DOMAIN/s: NAD-dependent epimerase/dehydratase (InterPro:IPR001509), NAD(P)-binding domain (InterPro:IPR016040), Nucleotide sugar epimerase (InterPro:IPR008089); BEST Arabidopsis thaliana protein match is: UDP-D-glucuronate 4-epimerase 2 (TAIR:AT1G02000.1); Has 39778 Blast hits to 39772 proteins in 2962 species: Archae - 777; Bacteria - 23781; Metazoa - 723; Fungi - 392; Plants - 1153; Viruses - 36; Other Eukaryotes - 12916 (source: NCBI BLink).) — MPLSATADTSKTVKLERYNSYLRKIHSTKVLNASSKVLFRATLLVALVLVLIFAINYPPLSDSRAAAAHHLHRRSFLSTGLFSSSSSSSSIGGAAWEKRVRQSSTAKRPHGLSVLVTGAAGFVGSHCSLALRKRGDGVLGFDNFNDYYDPSLKRARQELLEKQQVFIVEGDLNDGPLLRKLFDVVPFTHILHLAAQAGVRYAMKNPQSYIASNIAGFVNLLEVAKAANPQPAIVWASSSSVYGLNTENPFSEEHRTDQPASLYAATKKAGEEIAHTYNHIYGLSLTGLRFFTVYGPWGRPDMAYFFFTKDILHGKSIDIYRTQDNQEVARDFTYIDDIVKGCVGALDTAEKSTGSGGKKRGQAQLRVYNLGNTSPVPVGRLVSILEGLLGTKAKKHLIKMPRNGDVPYTHANVSLAYKDFGYKPTTDLAAGLRKFVKWYVGYYGIQPRVKKETSHAEDSA, encoded by the coding sequence ATGCCCCTGTCGGCGACGGCGGATACAAGCAAGACGGTGAAGCTGGAGAGGTACAATAGCTACCTCCGGAAGATTCACAGCACCAAAGTTCTCAACGCTTCTTCTAAAGTTCTTTTCCGAGCAACGCTTCTCGTAGCTCTTGTCCTCGTCCTCATCTTCGCCATCAACTACCCTCCACTCTCCGATAGCCGCGCCGCCGCAGCACACCACCTCCACCGTCGTAGCTTCTTATCCACCGGactcttctcctcctcctcttcttcctcctctatCGGTGGAGCCGCGTGGGAAAAGCGCGTTAGACAATCCTCAACAGCCAAACGACCACACGGTCTCTCCGTCCTAGTCACCGGAGCTGCCGGATTCGTCGGATCCCACTGCTCACTTGCGCTGCGAAAACGTGGCGATGGAGTCTTAGGATTCGACAACTTCAACGATTACTATGACCCATCACTCAAAAGAGCAAGACAAGAGCTCTTGGAGAAACAACAAGTGTTCATCGTCGAAGGTGATCTCAACGATGGACCACTCTTACGTAAACTCTTCGACGTTGTCCCTTTCACTCACATCCTTCACTTAGCCGCTCAAGCCGGAGTACGTTACGCTATGAAAAACCCTCAATCTTACATCGCCTCCAACATCGCCGGATTCGTTAACCTTCTTGAAGTGGCTAAAGCAGCTAATCCACAACCTGCGATTGTTTGGGCTTCCTCTAGCTCTGTTTACGGTCTCAACACTGAGAATCCATTCTCTGAAGAACACCGAACAGACCAACCAGCGAGTCTTTACGCAGCAACCAAGAAAGCTGGTGAAGAGATCGCACATACTTACAACCACATCTACGGTCTCTCCTTAACCGGACTCCGGTTCTTTACGGTTTACGGTCCATGGGGAAGACCAGACATGgcttacttcttcttcactaaaGACATCCTCCACGGTAAATCAATCGACATTTACAGAACTCAGGACAATCAAGAAGTGGCGCGTGACTTCACCTACATCGATGACATCGTTAAAGGTTGTGTCGGTGCGTTAGACACGGCTGAGAAAAGCACCGGAAGCGGCGGAAAGAAGCGAGGACAAGCTCAGCTACGTGTTTACAATCTAGGAAACACGTCCCCGGTTCCGGTTGGGAGATTGGTCTCGATCTTGGAAGGATTGTTAGGGACAAAAGCTAAGAAGCATCTTATCAAAATGCCAAGAAACGGTGACGTGCCTTACACGCATGCTAATGTGAGTTTAGCGTATAAAGATTTCGGGTACAAACCGACGACGGATCTCGCGGCGGGGCTGAGGAAGTTCGTCAAGTGGTACGTTGGTTATTATGGGATTCAGCCGAGggtaaaaaaggaaacttctCACGCCGAAGATTCCGCTTAA